One part of the Phoenix dactylifera cultivar Barhee BC4 chromosome 4, palm_55x_up_171113_PBpolish2nd_filt_p, whole genome shotgun sequence genome encodes these proteins:
- the LOC103722469 gene encoding gibberellin 2-beta-dioxygenase 3-like, with the protein MHHLESPPLLPSSHNQFHFQNSSVLLSFLQAMVVVANPVDQISLVRSPKPGAYFSGFPVINLGEPGSAAAIVKACQEFGFFKVINHGIPTDLMANLEKEAVKYFSLPQVEKERSGPPNPFGYGNKRIGPNGDVGWVEYLLFAITSKPVSYTSLAFLREPSSSSFRSALNEYISAVRNLASELLELMAEGLKIEPRNAFSKLVMDEKSDEIFRLNHYPPCPLLQGLSCSLTGFGEHTDPQVISVLRSNDTQGLQIALRDGSWVSVPSDQESFFINVGDSLQVMTNGRFKSVKHRVLANRLKSRVSMIYFGGVPQTETIAPLAQLMGEGEQSLYREFTWEEYKKAAYKSRLADNRLGQFEK; encoded by the exons ATGCATCACCTTGAgagccctcctctcctcccctcttccCACAACCAATTCCATTTCCAGAACTCCTCTGTTCTGCTTTCTTTTCTCCAAGCCATGGTGGTCGTAGCCAATCCGGTGGACCAAATATCCCTTGTGAGGTCTCCGAAACCTGGCGCTTACTTCTCCGGCTTCCCCGTCATCAACCTTGGGGAGCCGGGCTCGGCAGCAGCCATCGTCAAGGCCTGCCAGGAGTTTGGTTTCTTCAAAGTCATCAACCATGGGATTCCCACTGATCTCATGGCAAACTTGGAGAAGGAGGCTGTCAAATACTTCTCCCTCCCCCAGGTGGAAAAGGAGAGGTCCGGTCCTCCCAACCCATTTGGCTACGGGAACAAGAGGATCGGGCCTAATGGCGATGTCGGTTGGGTGGAGTACCTCCTTTTCGCCATCACCTCCAAGCCCGTCTCTTACACATCACTGGCCTTTCTTCGAGAGCCATCGTCGAGCTCGTTCCG CTCTGCTTTGAATGAGTACATATCAGCCGTGAGGAACCTGGCTTCTGAACTTCTGGAGTTGATGGCTGAAGGGTTGAAGATTGAACCAAGGAACGCTTTCAGTAAGCTTGTGATGGATGAAAAGAGTGATGAAATCTTTAGGCTTAATCATTACCCTCCTTGCCCTCTCCTTCAAGGGCTCAGCTGCAGCTTGACTGGGTTTGGGGAGCACACCGATCCACAGGTCATCTCAGTCTTGAGATCGAACGACACCCAGGGCCTTCAGATTGCTCTGAGGGATGGGAGCTGGGTCTCAGTCCCTTCAGACCAGGAGTCCTTCTTCATCAATGTAGGCGATTCCCTACAG GTTATGACAAATGGGAGGTTCAAGAGTGTGAAGCACAGAGTTTTGGCCAACCGTTTGAAATCCAGGGTATCTATGATATACTTTGGAGGGGTACCCCAAACAGAGACGATAGCGCCCTTGGCACAGCTGATGGGGGAGGGGGAGCAGAGCCTCTACAGGGAGTTCACATGGGAGGAGTACAAGAAGGCTGCCTATAAATCAAGGCTGGCTGACAACAGGCTTGGCCAGTTTGAGAAGTAG